The segment AATCTGTCTtttaatagtaattgagaACCCGAAGTGGTCCTATTTCGTTTCTGTGACTGGACTCCCATTCCTGCAATAGAATAGTTTTCTgctttatttctctattttttcttccccattattctttattattgattgacatattattgtatcgaattacttcttttaatagcgaacaaaataagaaaagaatacataaaagaTATTACCTGGTGCAAGATATTCAACATTTCCTTCTATCGCTGTACTTTTAACTTTAGAAACTgcctcttctttcttttctttcgatttttttgcGTCCGATCTGATCAAACATTGTACCTTGTCTGAAAAATCGGGCGTAACTTTTTCGAATGTCAAGTTCGAGTAACTACCGTATGctaataataacttttcatCTTCTGTTAATTGCCCTGCTAAAATAGGAGTCTGTTGAACGGTCTCTTTCTGACTGATATCTGCTGCAACCGCAACACTTAAAGACGGTTTCAACGGTTTTGAGTGACCATTTGGTTGATATTTGAACAGTTGCGCTTGACCTGATCGAATAGTGGCTAATACAACAATTTGTGATTCTTCCATGCCAAGTGTTGAAACAGATGTAGCTTCATCTTGCATAGCTAATGTTGTTACCGGTgctttgtcatttttatgctAAACGGAAAAACAAAAAgtgatattatatatcttctaTAAAGTGTACCAAAATCTgctttttaacatataataatctaCAAAATTGGAAAAGCTTCGAAATGGGATGCAACAAATATATACCTTGTCTAATGCCCATACAGAAAGATGACCATCCGCACTGGCACCGCTGATTAAATAATTGGTTGTatcatttacttttataacatGAAGAAAAGTAACTTGATTGGCATGTCCTGTGAACGTGCGAATCAATTGTTTTGTCGCTAAATTCCACCACTTGATTATTCTTTCCGCAGAAAGTAAGGACTTTCCATTTGATAGAATTGCTAGAGCTGTAACTTTTGCTTTGCCCGATTTCCATTTACACTTGATTCCGTTCTCTTGAAGATTCCATTCTACTATATGATAATCATCAGCTGCTGTAATCAATCCGGCATACGCTGACCAAGTCATTGCTGTGACAGTGGTAGAATGGCCATTTTCCAACGTAGCGCCGACAGAGGCAGCGGCTATGTCGTACAAAGTGATCTTTCCATTCACTGAACCCATTGCCACTATAGCTTTCTGGTCTGCTTCTTCTGAAATTGACTTTCTTTTGCGTCTCTTTCTTGCTGTTggctaaagaaataatataaaagacattttattattataatatatatacttaagatgtagatatttctcaaatatttccTCGTTTCTCTTTTGGTATATATAttcaagtaataataaaaatctcattgtTCACTTGACATCTTTGCAAAAATCATTGATTGATATAAAGATGAAATATAACGCACACTTAgcataattttgttgaaaatatattgataattttaagaaagGGATACAATATGAATAGAAGAAATATGTCAGAATAATGAAGTAGAATAAAAACAGAACGACAATTTATATGATTCGAAAACACAAGATTTACCGATACATTGCCCATCGGTTGCGAGCTCACGGAGATCCATTCTAAGACGCTCCAGGGCGATGATAAGTGACGATTAGGTGTATATTCGTGCTTCAATCGGCCGTTCGCGGTCTCCCAAATTTTTAACTTGCCGTCAGAACCGCAGAACGCGTAATATTGACCGTCTTGAGAGAAAGCGGAGCACCCCGTGCTTGccatatcaataatttattaagcaaTATGCTAAAGATTGTTAAAAAGAATCTCTATTccgaaatttttacaaaaatttctatattttaaccACGTGTATCTTCGCTGCTTCGCACCGCCATTGAACACGCGTGATAGTTGATTATCTTCGTCGGTACGCCGTGAATCTGTTTGCAGCGCCATTCGTTTTTGATGCACGCTGCCCGCGCCGAGATGGCGCTACATGGTCGATTGTTCGCACAGTAGCATGTCGGTTTCCGCTTTGTACAGTGTTTTTAAAGCCCAGGTAAGCGCCGCTGTCCGTACGGATTGATGTTCCGCGATCTCGCCGCATCGGTCGCATGCAGTCGCCGCCGCTTCCCGGAAGTAGTGCCTGCCGGAACGTGTGAGTGCTTGTGAGACTAGTGCAATCCTGAACGCAATTGTATTCACGGTCCAGCACCTGCGTCGCCTCCTTGTGGCTGCTCTCGTTTCTCCCTGCGAGGACCATATTCATCGCTCGTGACGGAAAGGCTCGAGGTAAACTTCCTGCTGGGAATGTTGAAGGACTCGCTTGTCGTTCGAGCATCCTGCCAAGAGGTGGGTAAGTTTAGTTAATTACCTTCTTCACTACGCGCGCAAACAGGTGTATGTGTGTGTCTGTTTTACGGATGTGTGCATATCGCGCGTTTATGCGTCCCTTGGACGAGTGTCGGGGTGGCTTCGTTGCGCCGTTCCACGTCGCGCCTTTAGAAGCCTTTTGCACGAAAGTTCGAGACGCTGAAAAGTCGCGATTTAAGGCTGCTCGGGGATTCGTCGAGTGGCTTCTAATAATCGTTTCGCCGCGCGAGAATCTCTCGCAGGTGAACCCGTTTTCGTTGTgctttgcttctttttttttgcctcTGCAAAGCGATCGAACTGAAGTGCTCAGCTCTTTTCAAATGCAAAAATGTTTCAGGAACACGCAGCTCAATGAACAGATTCTTGAGTCACATTGATGATCTCGTGATAAACTCAAATTCGCGAGAACTGCTCTGgtttatatcataaaagttTTTGCGTTTATCACTCGACTTGCGCTGCCCTTTCGTTTTTAGACATCCAAAAACCTTTGACATTGAGACAGAAATTTAGATAAGAATTAAAGCGTATCTCGATTAAATAGCGGGATGGATGTATACATTCTTTGTCATTTTATGTGTATAACAGTGACACAAAATTGACAGCGAGCTGCACAAACGTTGAGAAAAAGCGCTTCATCAATCTGTCGATTTTCCACTCAAGGATATTTGCTCGTTACATCGCGTTCAGGGGTTCCCATATCTTCTCGGAGGCAttgtctctttttttctctctctctctctttctcctttacTCTCTTGgtctctttccttctcttttccTGCGTCGATTGttcgtgcaaaaaaaaagcggAAGCGAGAAGCAGGGGAAAATTAAACAGCGACTCCGATTTTCCGCTCGTCTCACAAGTCTGCACCTTGACAACCGTTTGCGTGACGTGGTGCTTCCCGGCGATTTAATAGCGAGGAAGTGGGAACGGTCGAGTGACATCTGCATCGCATTGGAGCGAATGGCGGTGCGAATATCGATCCTAGAGCCTCTCCGACCGCGAGGCCGGTTTGGTTTCGAGGTCACCGGGACTGTGAGCCGCCGCAACCCTCACTCTCGATCTCGTTAATCCCTTTGACTGTGCGGCACCCTATGGTTTGCTAGTGACCACATTCAGATTCCTAATCTAGCATTCCGAATGTCCTTAGCTATCCATAACAGAAGGATAGCCGACGCGTGTGCTTCTGTTTCGAGTCACTGTCGTTAATTAAGTAGGACGGAACTTGAAAATCTCGCAATCAGTCAGATGCGTCATGTGAATGAAGATTGTACGTGAATACGTAACGGAAGTGGTGCTAAAAGATTCAACTTTAATcatgatgaaatatttataatcagaagttttattataaacattgcgAATATTATTCTGCATACTTAAGAGCTATGGGATTTCTTTAGAAATGTAaacgtaattaattttgctttgACAATGGTTTGTCTCGTTGGAATacgtatttcattattttccacgTCAATTGCTTATTTATCGCTGCTCGATAAAGCAatcagtaataaaattatgtaatacaatACGATTGTTATTGgagaaagattatattttttttaattatagttttatatgtACAGAAAATTCTGCTTCCTTGACGTAATTGAACGTCTTGTACATCTTTGTTAATGAATACTTTATTTACTTTCTGTCACTTGCGTCAGATTTGTACAGCTGCGAAACCCCTGCAGAGAGCTTTTATCAATTGACCTcggttttgaaataaaatgactCTTAAATCTTATCACGCTTTACGAAATTGAAAGACGTACGAAGATGTAGTTGTTTTATAGGAAAATGGTAggcaaacaataataatgagaCCAACGATATGCTTGCGCTAAATTATAGTTGTGTGATAGATTGATGTCGATTATAAAGGCAAATTTTTACGTTCGCTCGATACATAACGatttaatgaagaaataagataattatgttatttcttCATTAAGTATTTTTCATTGTGTGAAGAAGCAAGCTGAGTGGACATAAACTTGTTTAAATAACATACAATGTATATGTTTTGTAAAAGATAGCACTATTTGTTGACCTATTTTCATCGAtgattcgattttttttctcaagtttgaggatttaaatatttgaaatcatgtatgttaattatataacttattGAGAGGCCTAAAATATTGGTCAGACGCTACATAATCCCGAAATACTCGTGCCCGCAATATTCAAAACGTTCTAATTTCGAGCTGTCTATTAATTCCCGAATTACGTTGCGTAAGTTGCGTGCAAACaggaaaatttattcattaattgcATATCATTTGTAATGATAAATAGCCGCGTAATGCCAGACTACAAGTTTTAATGTTTCTGATGTAAGCGTACTAAAGTTTTTATATCTGATGATCATTCGTGATAATCGACTCTATTAAGTTTTTACAAATGAGATGTCTCGAGactttttacgtttattttttctctttttactgAAGACTTTTCGAACTTTTGAAAGAACTTTCGAACTTTATACAAGAGATATTTTCTGAtagctttattttaattttatttttatttttattttcgtcatTATTAGAGTACAATTTTTTCCTGCCGCGTGCAAAGCTTGGATATTCGTTGAAAtagtgaaaattatatttagcgCACTGAAAATAAGTCTACTTTGTACGATACCGTACATTATTGCATAGGTGTGTTGAATGTAGGCCGACTAACATTCATCTTGTCGCTTCTTCATCTCGCACTGATTTTGCTTTTCTCTTCTTGTCTCGACTGATGGAAATAGTATACGCTAGAAACAGGCTAAGGCCAGTGATTTGGATCGTTCAATTccacaaataaattatcgatGGAAATATCAGACATCATAGAAGTTAATTTCAAGCGCAATTCTAAAACCGAGCATCCcgtttcttaaataattctctttttcgCAAAGGCTGCGCTATAAGCATCGATTAATGTTCTCGCCggcatttccatattttaatacttcgCTTATACCCGCTCCGCGCATTATCGAATTATCGAAGCCAGAGCCACGAGTCATGATCCAAATTTGTCATGATCTCACGAAAATAAATGACCAATCGCACGAACAGCAGGTACATGCGCTATCAACGCTATCATGCGCGAGATTCGATTGGCGACTATTGATTGCTCAACATCTCAGTTCGCGCTTCTACAGTCGCCGGCGAGATCACCGCGTGTCACCGTCGCGTTACAGGGCTAGGCTAGGCTAGGCTGTTATATCTGGTCCTCCTGTGACAGTTTTGCGGTCATTTAAGCAGGTCGGGGACCCTGTGCCGCGCACCACCACACCTTTTCGCTCCTAACTTGCACCAGTTGCATCCGCGAGCTCCACACGGTGAATCGCTCACGGGTTGACGGGTTGGGATCAGTAAGATCTGGACGGTGCTCGAGATAACTCGACTGACTCGAGGATGATCGCTTTTTCGTTGTCCTACGTCGCGCTGCTGCTGATAATAGGTCGATGAGTGCGGCGATCTGAGAATTTTTGGTTCGTTTCACGGATTGGGTTCGCtcttatttttcgatatttttcacaCAGCAAAGTATTGAGCCGCCAGATTTATCGATGCGTATCGAAATTTTTTGGTTCACCTTCGACGAGCGCCGCGCATGAATTGTTGTTGCAAATTAACGAGAAATATTCGACGGGCTTTGTGCTGAATTGACAGAGTCAAGTTGAGTCGAgtgtgaagaaaaatatttgttatctgTATCTCAAtgcaaaatagttttaaataaatatagatacgAAATCTTCATTACTCCTTGTTAACTTCTTTGATATATTGCAAAACGTAGATGTAAATCTTGTTGCGATAGATTTTagaaagattatatttattaaacgagACATTGATATGATAATTATGTCGGAACTTCtttagcaaattttttatgacattTCTGACTGATATGAGAGCTGATAATTCTTGACTTCAGACTCAAGTgcaagcataaaaaaattgtatactaCATTACGATTCTGtgtattacattacattataaaaaacgTAACAAGAGAAGTGTCTGCGAATGTAGGACTATTATCGTGACAAGTATTGATAAGCTTATAAAATCGTGTAATTTTAGCCCTTCAGCCTTGATTTGTGTTTTGAGATAATTAAATACGTTTTCTTTATTAAGAAAActgtttatttaaatcttgatTTTCCAGGAATCTGTTTTTTCTTTGGCATATATAAACCTGAAGTATTTGTAATGGTGTTTTTGTTATTCGTAATTGCAGTAATAGCGGCATATTGACGTACTGATATACGTAATAAACGAGAAACACGAAACGCAAATAAGGTGCGCAGACAAATACTAGTTTCTAATAAGATACAAAGCACGTGGAAATATGTTTTCCGTCacagtgaaataaatattgctcgAAAAATGTTTTGGGAAAACAATGATGCAGTCGTATTCGTATGAAGGAAAGAAAGGATGAGTCAGAAGAAGAATGGAGAACCCGACGAGGTCAGCACAaggttttaattaattctatacTGTTTAATTGAAGTGccgaattaatatttatttaaatgtacaacTAATTGTAAAACTTAGGTAAAACTCGAAtgaattactaattttttttttttaatattacattaaacaaaaaatctaatttttatagtgTTTTGCGCTTCCGTAAATTAAATGTGCAATGTAGAATCATTTTTCATACCCTTCCATCTCTCTGTAATTACGAcaagtttctttttcttcttttagatTCGAGTGTCttgtctaaaaatttaaatatcgactaataattatatatctctgaattgcatatttttgaaCTCCTTTTAATCTATTCCTTTCtgatatcataaaataatcgaCAGAATTTGAAgctgaatatatatttagtctTCTTTTTATCTAGCATtattttgtgatttatttttactaactGGGTCAGTGTGAAACGGAAATGAGTGCGATATTTGATAAAGTATGAAAAATCatgtaaacaaaattgtaatcgatgatttattaaagatatcgaAATTGTAGTCaatgatttattaaagatatcgaAATTGTAGTCaatgatttattaaagagACAAATTATTACCGCAATTAAAAGTAACGGTGATTAAAGACTTTCTAAAGTAACAATTGATATACACATCGTGAGCAAtcaattatttgaatcaattATTCATGAAAACCTCCGAggtttttctctttctcgattACTAAATGTATACTTTTCGTctgttgatatattttattttgttctacgatataaattatacaaactaCTACAACGTTAAACTTAGCATTACACTAATGAATGAGGGCAGAGAGACtgagaaagagtgagagagaaagaagtcTAGATAAGCGCGGAGGCTACCTCATTCGTGTACAATTGATAACACATGTGCTTTCGTATGGAGATAAAGCATAACATTTTCTCCGAGGATTCGGCACGGGAAAGGAATGCAAGGTTGCAGCAAGGAGCAGCGCGAAAAAAAAGGGGAATAGCGGCGAAAGCAAGAGGAGAGCCGGTCAGGCCAAGGAACAACGAGCGGTAGCAAAACAAGAGAGACGAAATTAACGTTCACGAGGAGGGGATACAGATACGTTTCTTCTCTGCCGTATCAGCGGAACCAACATTCAGTCTCCTCGTGACGTTCGCGTGCTGGTACCGCGTTGCACAGTACCGTTTCTCCTTATCCGTCGTTCTTGCACAGCACACGTGTACCGCATACACGCCGTTGTGcgaagacagagagagagagagagagaaagagaaaagaggagAAAAGAGAAGTAGACAGCCGTGAAACACAGGTATTCGTGCGGTATACACGCGGTGGGCGAGCGCGCGCGAACCGTATCACGACGTAACGTCGTCCGATGTCACCGTTTTTGGTCGGCCGTCATCGATAACGAGGATCTGGAGTCTTtttaacttacaattagcgAACAGCAGCAGCATGCCGACCACGAGAGTACGTGTACTGCGCCATGAATGGCGTTGTCTTTCCTTGCTTGTATTGGTGATAGGCGTGACCTCGGGGACCTAAAGCGTAGTGTACAACAGTGCCAAATTCAGCATaaggcgaaaaaaaaaaaaaagaagaaatgtaTCCGCTTCGCGTCCTCGGTTGTAGTTCTGGCGTATCGCGCCGTGACACGGAGTTTTCTTATCAGCGTTGTACACGATGCTCCACGTAACTTGATCACGTCACTTGAAGCATCTCGTCGTCGTTGATAatggggggaaaaaaaatggGAAATAAGGAAATGTGTGTCACGGAGGAGGATAGAGAAGGAGCGTTTGGCACCGTCGTTATCTCGGCAAtcataattgatattaacaTTCCCGTTACGTTGGCTCTAATTGGTTCTTCGCTATAGATTCtacttttttcgtttcttctaTCGACTTGCGTACATTCCGTGTCCTTGATTTCCAAGCTTGAGGAGAAGGAAGGGGGAGGAGAAGGAGACGGTTGACCTCGTGTCAGGTTATCGTTTTCTATTATGCTGGCAAGCACGCGCAATGCTCGCGTAATTTCTACGATACTCCATTATTTTCTGCATCGCAGATTCACGGGCGTCTCTCTTGCGGTTGTAAATCGCTATATATCTACATGTGTAGCAAGAACCGCCGAGGCCCGACACGTGACAGCGCGAGCTATAGATGAGTCTAGGTAGGCggtcttttattttaagaatccTTGCGGTGATCTTTCTTGATTCTCGGAGTCTTATCGCgctgtatttttttctccgaCATTTATTGTCGCCGGAGTTTTCACGGAATAATCGCAACTCTTATTCAACATTTGTAAGCCACTTTGTAAAAAGGGAGATATAATCTCTTCATAATTGTTTCTACGCTAATTTGCCGCACGCAAATAAATACATAGAGAACTAGTAATGAGAGAAAGCAGCAcgtgcgtaataaaaatatatttcgaatatttttgtaatgaagCTTTTGCTGAGATgagttatttattcataaaagaGGCATGCTTAGTGgaattagaaaaatacaaaaggtggagaaatatataattgaatgttacataagataattttttatttatggtaCACGAAGACTTgtgtaagaaaaatgtattttattttaatttttatatttactttttttttacttttatatatcgaACTTCCTAGATGTACTATTTATAACGCAGTATCCTTTATGCTCATCTATCCGTTCACGCAAGTCGCGCATTAATGATGTCCGGTGTGACTGCACTCGATACACGCCAAGCATTCCCTTCCACAGGCCACAGACCTCGCAATCAGTGCTGGAGTTGATATCATTTTGtgccaattttaatattttgcgaatGCCATTGGAATAAATTAGACAACAATGCAGACATATAAAAAGACACACTGCTGCCTAATTTAtttcagtattatttttaatcaaaattggTGCAATTGTATCAATTCGTCTGATAATCAATCAATCATCAGTGCTTTTACAGCTTGCCGGCTGGCCAGCCATTTATCTGCCTTTTATTCTGTTTGACGttcaatattctatatttgttGATACAATTATAAGTTTATCGAATATCGGCCGTAAATGTGATCCTTCGTGTGTCATGTTTCAGGGTTCCGGGTACTTAAAGCGTGCAAATACTGAACGCCtccatgaaatatttaatcaggtaagaaaaacatgtttcagtaaattttatgtatcatAAAAAGTATTCATAAGTTTcgagcgttttttttttttttgcacaaattacaattattgtCACGATTATCTTGAAGTACGCATATGCTAATCCAGCGCTTTTTCTCATGCAATTGCAGTACGCCACGCAGGAGAAGAATGGCGAGAGGTTCATGACTGCGTCTGACTTCGTACGCAGCTACCTTGGCCTTTACACGGATGCCGATTACAATCCCGAATCTGTCAGCTTACTCGCTGGTATTGTCGACACTAGCAAAGATGGGTGAGTCACTGATGTCattgaatatcttttttaatttcaacaatGATTAAACcggaattaatataattaaaatatcaactaACTTGTAACTCGAAGTTTTTACCCAAAAGAATTTTGTTCTataatcgatttttcttttactttgttTCAGGCTCATATCGTTTGCCGAATTTCAAGCATTCGAGGGTCTCCTCTGTGTACCAGACGCTTTATACAAAACAGCTTTCCAACTCTTTGATACTAATGGAAATGGAATGGTTGCATTTGGTAAGGAATTTTCTTTTCGCGAAGAAATTGTCATTTAAAATTCATGCATACCTACTTCATAACGATGTACTTTGTCGTTTATGTGCAGACGAGTTCGCTGAGGTGATGCGGAAAACTGTGCTACATCAGAAAATGCCCTTTAATATGGATAGTAGTTTTATCAAGCTTTACTTTGGAAAGGACAAGCAGAGGCTGATCAGTTATGCAGAATTCAGCCAGTTTTTACACGTGAGTATCTCTATTACTCGCGTCATTGCGGATGTTATTATTCTTGTCAAGGAAGCAAGTTATCTTCGATGACGTAACTAGTGACAATGATAATGAAATACGTATCCGCGTTGTCGGTTACGTTATCtatcgtaataattttgtatatgaCATATAATTCGACTAGTATTCTgagaaattttctattaaaaaatttttttaaatattttatgtgtacgaaaaaataattaagtctttaaaaattacatttttttaaaaattcttttgtctTTCTAAATTTCACGAGTTCTAATAGAGAAATAAACGcgcatttatattgaattttcgaAAGACGATAcgacagttaaattttttactacgaaaataattgtaattttaaaaaagtaattgcgGATTGcgatatagaaatataaaaaaaatgatattaaaaaaatgtttgtttttagGACTTTCATGAAGAATACGCAACGGAAGCTTTTAAGAAATTCGATAAGGATAGCGCAGGTTTCATCTCAGCATTAGATTTTCAAGATATCATGATCAGTATTAAGAGTCATCTGCTCACGAAAGATGTGAGGGATAATCTAATTGCTgtaagtataatattatgtcAATAGAATATTCTGCAACttgagaatttaatttttgaatgttgtgttatttttgtaatctttgatttgcgaaaaataagcactaattacattatatgtgCTTGATATACTTACGGAACATTTGCTAAttataagttaataattattaacctTTGCGTCCAAGTTATTTCTATACCGgcgtaaaatatcaaaatctaTCGGAACGCTTAACACATGGCTGCTGCGTAAagagttttattttcatacattGCAGGCAGTTGGCGCCGGCCAAAGTGGGCGCAAAGTCAGTTTTCCGTACTTTATGGCGTTCAATTCACTTCTAAACAACATGGAACTCATTAAACGTATCTACCTGAATGCGACCAATGGCCATAGATATCAGGAGGTGACCAaaggtaatatattttaatataagaaaattacaagttaattaaaaaatttttttaattattcaaagaagaaaatatgcAGACAAATGATTGTTAATGAATTAACTAGAAAgtttcttttcgttttttatttttttattgaatttaagaaacgaataaattattttattgattcaatactataatagtaatattaacatttgaataaatttttgttgccAGAGGAATTTCTTTATTCTGCACAAATGATGTCCCAGATAACTCCATTGGAAGTAGACATCCTGTTTCATCTTTGCGATTTGCTCCATCAAACTGGGTGAGTATTTTCATTTTGAACGTTCGAATATTCTTCTTATCGGTTGATCGAGAGAAGATGTCGTGGAATAGGGTGATTGTTTTAATTGCAACAAAAAGGTTAGGCTAAGTTGGAGTTTATTAATCAAAGAGCATTTCGCTTCTCATGCGCCCATCTCGGTCAACACGACAAATACAAAAAGAGAGCAAGTCACGTAATGCTATCGTTGCACCAGCAAGCACATCGTCATCATCCAAAATGTCAAGTGTGTCTCGTTCTTGGCAATGAAGATGGACACTATCCTACAGAGCAAATCATTCCTAATCGCCTTCTATGCCTGCAAtgcttaaatatattatttttcgatatttgaaCAATATTGAGACGAGATTTCTTGTATTGAAAGCGTTTGTTTACGTGTTTACGCTGCTTGGATCAGATCTACGGAAGATGACGAGGCAGATTCGTGGCTTGGGTGCGTCTTTGTATTACAGACTATCATCACGTGCTATAatatgtcatatatatatttatatatatgcctATTTTTAATGACACTTTTATTCTcacttattttttcttcaatatctATCTTAGGATGGTGGTATACGCAAATATTTGCACATGGTGGATACACTAACAATTCCATTACTGTCCTATATTAAGACAGACATGATTTAAGGACACACGATGGATCGTATTGGCAGGACTCTATTTAGTATCGCTTCAAACAGTGCCATCGACGCCAATCCATCTGTTTTCTTAACGATTATACTAGTGTACTTTTCTTCACATTTTATGCTTCGCAG is part of the Linepithema humile isolate Giens D197 chromosome 3, Lhum_UNIL_v1.0, whole genome shotgun sequence genome and harbors:
- the LOC105676468 gene encoding WD repeat-containing protein 43 is translated as MASTGCSAFSQDGQYYAFCGSDGKLKIWETANGRLKHEYTPNRHLSSPWSVLEWISVSSQPMGNVSPTARKRRKRKSISEEADQKAIVAMGSVNGKITLYDIAAASVGATLENGHSTTVTAMTWSAYAGLITAADDYHIVEWNLQENGIKCKWKSGKAKVTALAILSNGKSLLSAERIIKWWNLATKQLIRTFTGHANQVTFLHVIKVNDTTNYLISGASADGHLSVWALDKHKNDKAPVTTLAMQDEATSVSTLGMEESQIVVLATIRSGQAQLFKYQPNGHSKPLKPSLSVAVAADISQKETVQQTPILAGQLTEDEKLLLAYGSYSNLTFEKVTPDFSDKVQCLIRSDAKKSKEKKEEAVSKVKSTAIEGNVEYLAPGMGVQSQKRNRTTSGSQLLLKDRLENLSLNTDANTPRRTPTKGANTQLLMQGLNSKDKTILATALFTKDETLIRNTIAKLPVQAITPLLKELTVMLQGKTYASKIAVMWLQALITTHAAHLMSRPDIAEILSPILSFIDAKLMLVTAIQRLRGRVSLITGQISQAKEEHNKDIMQESMLVYQDSDSSDEGADKDDVDLNSVNSESDENWAEMSDQDVQDEQDEEDIRSVKSEDNDVYDDDSIHS